The region CCaagtgggggagatcagtaAACCAGTGCCgccaccacggccagatcgccgggagttgtgggagaaggagtaggaggacgagagggcagcaggagtggcagagttgtctggtgtgatccaggtctctgtgagggcaaggaactgcagggataggagggaggcataggcggaaatgaagtctgccttgcgcgtagcagactggcagttcgatagcccccctgtgaccgtgaagttctcacagggggtcagcgggggtaGCAGTGGTTGGAGAGGTTCCGTTGTCGAGAGGGGCCACATCTCTGGAAGTgccttctgagggggagagagcacacTGGGATAGGGAGCTGACACATGAACTAGGAGGCagcgtcgctccgagtgtacctCATTAGCAATTGAAAATCTGAACCGAATAATGCCctgattacacaggttcacagtcaGTAATAATAGCTACAATAATCGCAATCACTAAGCCCAAGTAgccaatctatcaattctaataATCAAAAAGCGGCAGATAGAAACCTAATACAACCTAACACAAAGAAAAGTTtaaatctaacgcggtatgtaattagcaaatgaaagcaGATACTTAGCTAACTCTAGCGggacggatttcggcagttctacgcacctggacgaattatacaattacactttaaaaagcaagagtttcattaaataatgtaatgacaaaaatgaccaaaattggtgctaattgtatggtataaaacgagaaggaactattttttcttgatagaatcattgttttcatagaattaacaaccagaggtttttgcttaacaatggtgcaaatagaactaccaaccagagttttgcttgacaaccgtaaaataatatgcccaaacacccacggaagaatatttcactttcagctgactaaatcgataaaaatcaataaatataacagtaaccatatactgtatagtcattgttggtaacccgttgtagaAGTGggataaacccctccgggctgtcccgttattggaaaataatgtacttcggggCTGTTTAAGCGACCCTCGGCTTCGCCtcggccgcatcaccacccccgtcatgcattattttccaataatgggaCAGCCCGTCTTGGTTTATTTCGTACGTATCTAACAGTAATGTTAGCGAATATAGCCCCAATCTGTAGCTAACGTCAACTAACATAACGTTAACATTACGGAActtggctaacattagctagctatgagAGAACAGATTGTCATATCaggctaacgttagcaagctaCGGAGTTGTGAGAGAGCAGATTCAATCTGGCTAACGTTAGGTAACATCAGCCCTCACAGACACTTACCGATCCGAATGAGTCTTCAAATGACAAACAAAGTTTGATGTTGTAGTCTGGCTGTCAGAAAGTTTTGATGATCAAGTCTTGCATTTAGCAGTTCGCCTTTTTCTTTCACGTGAAATTTTTGAATCCAAAAGTTATTGCTTTTGGCACAGTCGCGGCCGCCATGATGATCATACTGTCTGTAATCAGAAATAGTCTTGAGCGGGAGGGTGTAACAAGTGCttctcattgaaaaaaaaatgtcaggtaGCGAGAAGCTTGACTGACAGGGTAGTCATCCAGTAATGACAATGCCATTCCCAGTGTGTGCTCGTACACTTGTAATGTGAACATTGACAACGttcaacattaatattttatatttaatatatataaactgaaaacataaaatgaacacaaagaAGTCATTCGGGTCATCATGTCTCAAGTCAAGTCACAAGTCTTTAACTTCCAAGGCGAGTCtcaagtcatttattttctgtcaagtCAAGTTGCAAGTCATCAAAACAGTGACTCGAGTCGACTCGATTCCAAGTCACAATGACTTGAGTCCACTGCTAGGTAGCTTAGCATCAAGTGTCAAGCTGATCTTAACCttatcttctctgtttctctttccatgggGGTCCCACCCCTTACCTTGCCCTGAGTCCAAAGACTGCTCCAGTCTGTTTCCTCAACCTGAATCCATGGGATCGCTCCAGTCCTGTCCTTCGCTCAatggtcatggactgcttcagccctgtCCCCCTTCCCTACCCTCCCCATGCCTGGGTGCTTTCTGGAACTCCAGATCCATCATCCGGCTGatctaaactgcactattctgaactataccatttggtcttctattattcctgttagctttcacctcagttgtaacctgctcaacccattttatttgccgTCTACCACTTTACACCAGCCGGCcggtggaggatgggctccccctctacagCCAGGTTcttctcgagatttcttcccatttggGGAGTTTATTCTCGCtgccgtttgagggttttctcgccattgggagttttttttaccttatgtacttgctattttgGGATTCAGGACAGGTGTTtgctgtttgctcttttttctctgtctcttgccgTGCTAccctgtaaagtgtctttgtgacagttctctatAAAAAGCGCTaaacaaattgaattgaattgtctATGTGTGATTTAAAATTGAGGTCAGGTTATCTAAAATAACTCCCAGGTTTCTGACTTCAGATTTTGTTTATTGAGCCAGACTGCACGTCTTTGTCtgaagcctgtttttttttcttttctttttttgacttaGGACCGACTACAAGTACCTCCGTCttatcttcatttattttttaaaagtttttgttcATCCATTAATTTATGTCAAATAAATAGGCTGTGCACACTCATGGCATTTGGATAATCTGGCTGAACAGAGACAtaaagtgagctccataatgtttgggacaaagacatctttttCCTGGATTTGGGTCTGTACTCcccaattttagatttgtaatcaaacaatttacatgtggttaaagtgcacacttTGGTGAAAAGTACACATTAAAGTACATTACCATTATAGTACATGCACGTTCGACCACGAGTGCTGCAAGCCCCACCAAACTTCTCTTCAATGCATTACCATTCATCATGTATAAGTTTAcattaataaagataaaatattcattttaatacattgattCTGCATCCTACTTGTATGTAGGTAGGCTATGTAAGCTCAATACGATGTTATAGAAATGTGACAGACCAACGATTTGTCGTTCTTTTTGAAGGGCAAGTAGCAGACGTCCTAGTTCAAGAGAATGGTTCATTCAATCTCGTTCAGTATAACCCCAGGCTGTCTCGATTCAAGTAGTCCGATTCAGTCGGTCCTCACTCATTCAGTGCACTCCCCAtcaacacacaaagctggcaacctcctagacctggtcatcctgaggaattgctcctcCTCCGatcccacagtgacccctctgcaccagtccaaccaccacttcatttccttctccctccctcttgctcccctccctccctcccctccatccactcctactgtcatggtccgccataacctctgctccctctctccctcctctctcgcttccagtgtcactgcttcactccccacttgaatccttctccaaccttcccactgactctgcatcctccgctctgtcttcctcgctctcctcagcacttgactctctctgtcctctagtctccaggcCGGCACGCTtgtcccctcccagtccgtggatgtctgaccccctccgaaccaaccgggccagcctacgtgcagcggagaggaagtggaggaaatccatggctcaatccgacctgtctgcctaccagtctatACTAGCAACGTTTTCTActgctgtaacctctgccaaaattaattattatcaaacaaaaattcataaatctgcctctaaccctcatcaactgttctccattttctcctctctcctcagcactccttccccacctcagtcctccctcgctgcagatgactttgcagttttcttcgatcagaaaattgcagacatccgcagctccttcacatccaccaccacccttccccactcccccatctctgttccctccccttgtttctccactttctctcccctcactgactctgatgtttcccagctcctactctcccaccgccctaccacctgtgctcttgactccatcccttcctctctcctccagactatcacacctgacatcctcccgtttgtcacctcccttgtgaactcctccttgtcttctggatgtttcccctcttctttcaagctggcccacatcaccccactgctgaaaaagcccactctggatccctctgtcatccagaactaccgtcctgtctcccttctccctttcctatccaaaacaattgaacgagctgcttctaaccaactctcctcttttctcttactAAACAACCTCCTGgacccccaccagtccggcttcagacctggccactcgacagagaccgcactcctctcggtcagtgagtcgctTCACACCGCACAAgtagcctcccattcatctgtcctgatcctcctagacctttctgctgcctttgacacagtcaaccaccccatcctcctgtcctccctggcagctatggggatctgtggcacagcactagactggattgagtcctacctctccggtcgctccttccaagtcgcctgggctggtgcagtatcagcacctctcccccttgccacaggagttccccagggctcagtccttggtcccctcctattctccctgtacacccaatctcttggtcctgtaatctctgcccatgggttgtcctatcattgttatgccgatgacacccacctctttctctccttcccccccctctgacacttaggtctctgctcgcatctctgcttgcctgagggacatccagagctggatggataaccaccatcttaagctgaacccaggtaagacagagatgatcttcatccctgctccatcctctaaccttcttgacttttctatttcccttggggacactgtggtgtcatcatcacccaccgcaaaaaaccttggagtggtgatggacaacagactgtccctctcccagaacatcacggcggtgagtcgaacgtgcaaggttcttcctgtacaacatccggagaatccgccccttcctcaccacctacgcaacccagctcctggttcaagcgatggtcctgtcccgcctggactactgcaactcgctgctggctggtctgccagcatccgccatcagacccctgcagctcatccagaatgctgcagcgcgtctggtctacaacctccccagacattcccatgtcacccccctgctcactgacctccactggctgcctgttatggctcgcatcaaatttaagaccttggtgcttgtataccaggcagctaaggggtcagcaccagggtacatccagaggatcatccgaccctacacaccagccagacctctccgttctgccacctctggacacTTGGCACCTCCCcatcttcgcgtctgtacttcccgctcccgtctgctgtctgtcctggcccctcgctggtggaatgacctccccgtggcggtcagaacagcagagaatcttaccaccttcaaacgcagactaaagactcatctcttcaggctgcacctctccccacccctccctagcctatagtttagctcaatgtacctagttaggataatacgattatgttagtttatttggcaggattgttgttgttgttgtttttgtctgattaggcaaatgtaaTTCCAGtactagtttgtacttggtaggattgttgtttgctgaacaggttactctacagggttggagtcctgatcgatgtggtcacttctggcactacgatccttacttcactctagtgtgtttcttttgcacctctacaccgtgaaccaatgcacttgttgtacgtcgctctggataagagcgtctgctaaatgcctgtaatgtaatgtaatgtaatgtttactgCATTACGTAACATTAGTGCATACAAGAGTGAGTCCACTAGATGCTATTTCTACTGGTGCTGCCCCAAAATATCTCAATGCATTGCATGTACCAGTTTTTGTTGCATTGGTATTTCAGTGATAGAGCTCCCGCCTGCCACGCCGGCGGCGGTTCGTATCCCAGCCAATGCCCGAAAACCCAGTCACTGCGGACGCGCAAGCCAGTGCATTCCTAGTGCCGGTCCCAAGCCCGGATAAATGGGAGGGTTGTgtcaggaagggcatccggcgtaaaaacatatgccaaatcaaatatgctGATCTGATCCGATGTGGCGACCCCTaacgggaacagccgaaagaagaagaagattcTGTATCCTTCttttatgtatgcatgtctgtgtctagGCTAAAGCTCAATGCAAGACTATTGTGTCACAGAGTGACTGACTACAGTAAGGGAAACCACAGGATCAAAGGGGAATAGAATCAGCAATTCAATGGGGCTGCAGGTCCTAGACTTGATAGgtagtgggggttggggggagaggagcatctaaaaaagaaaactagacTACTTAAATTGACATAATCATATTTAGGAATGACATAGTTTACTTTTAGCTTTTTGTTgtatgagaccaagattaaaaCATCAGGCATCTCTCATTGTGAATGCATGATCATaataaagtatgtttttttttacaagaagaATACCTAGATTAATATGGTGCAGTATAGTGACAGTAGATACCTATATTGTTAGACCCcaatccctcctccctctctgcccttcAGTCACCCCTACTCCTCGGTCACATAGAACAAACAGAtgaagacagacaaacacaggagCAGTTCACAGGAGATTAACTACAAGattattcaacaaaaataacaacacaagatgagcagcaggaagaggagtGCGATTTGGAACCATTTTGAGTCTATTTCATCCtcaaaagcaaaatgcaaaatttgCAAGAACAAATTTTTTGTTGCAGGCGGATCTACCTCAAACATGAGAAGGCACCTCACAAACAAACATCCTACTGTGCAGTTGTCAGAGGAAAGAGAAGACGACACTCCTGTCACCTCACAAACCAGTACAACAACCAGTACAACTCCATCAACCATTGTTGTAGCTGGCTCCTCAGGAACACAACCATCAATCTCTACATCTGTGCCTTCTAGCGCCACTACCTCTACAACAGACCCAGTAGTGAGACCAAAAAGACCACAACAAACCACTCTGTGAGGAGACCTATGGGCCCAACAAGGCAACGACAGCTGGATGAGGAGTGAAAATGATGGCTCAGGATTTCCAGCCATTTTCAATTGTAGAGGACAAGGGCATTAGAAGCTACACAAAAGCACTGGACCCATCATATGTCCTTCCCACCAGGAAGACTATAACAAGAAACCATCTACCTGATATTTATGGCAAACTGCGGGATGAAGTGCTCCAGAAAGTGAAGAAGGCGACAGCAGTTTGTCTCACCACTGACTGTTGGACGTCACAGTGAACTTCATGTCAGTAACATGCCATTATGTGGATGGGTTTCAACTAACCTCACATCTACTAGACTGAGATGAACATTCACAGAGAGGCATACAGCACCAAATCTTGTTGAGGAGCTCCTCAGAATTGCCTCTGAGTGGGGCATTTCAAACAAAGTGGTGGCTTGTGTGAGTGACAATGCCAGTAACATGAAGGCTGCCATTAGATACACTGGGTGGGCACACTTGCCATGCTTTGCCCACACACTGAACCCTGTAGTAGCAGAGAGTCTCAAGGCAATTAATGCAACTGTGACCAAAGTGAAGGCTGTGGTGGAGTATTACAGGAGCATTACAGCCTCTAAGAAACTAAAAGCCACTCAGAGGCAAATGGGCCTGCAGGAGCTCCGGCTTAAACAAGATGTGGTAACAAGGTGGAACTCCACATATCACATGCTTGAAAGGTTTGTGGAGATGAAAGACGCCATAATCACCACACTAGCACTTGTCAACCCCACGCTCAACACCTTTTCTGCCGAAGAGTGGATAATGCAGCAGGCTTGTGAAGCACTGACACCTTCAGTCCTAAAGGTAAAGGCAGTACCATCTAAGCCTGTCTGTTCTAAAGGTAAAGGCAGTACCCTCTAAGCTACAATGGAAGCAGACAGCAGATGTGCAAAGttgatatttttattggttgatgtacGTAAAAaagaccaatggggagacatattctttgtgggctaggagtATTTCAGGCAGGAAGTAGAAGAAGGAAGAAAAGCAaattttggggctttattgtgggGACAAGTGAAGttatttgtgaattctgtctgctgaaatggggtcagaaggaacagaaatgaatgtttttaagggctgagagtctgtggtcattttggttatttctgtagggaaccctgaaaaatgccaagttgatgtttttattggttaatgTACGTAAAGCCATAACTTGGTGGACGGCAtacttgcttttttttaaggtagttCAACTTGGTCTTTAGATCAGACATGATCGTAActatacatttcttaattataATCTGGTTGTGAATTGTACATTTGATAAAGGTTTGATCAAACAGATTGCTCTGTCTGTCAACAAATTTtgcaatttaataaattattgatatctttgataacaattaacaaattaattgaCTAaagttattttacatgttggtgAAATGGGGGGGTTTAGTACTGTACTTCATCGCATTGGGATGGCAGGAATGTTAAGCCTTGGTAAGCTATGCCTCGGCAGGGCGGCATGCCTCGTACCTATacagcatcgagagtttggcactttttatGGTTCCCGACAGAAATAAGCACGATGACAGGATAActttaatttctgtaccttctgaccccatttcaacagacagaattcactaACAACTTTACACATCctcacaataaagccccaaacatGGGGGGTTTTGTGTTTCTACTTCTTCCTgccgattacatcatcacaaatgctccagggccacaaagaatacatctctccattggacatttaggcacatcagcaaataaaaacattggatacacacacaaaatggacatgtATAGAAGTGCACAggttacttgaaacaattcaGAAACCATTAGGtaacattgctttgaaatatagCTT is a window of Anguilla rostrata isolate EN2019 chromosome 9, ASM1855537v3, whole genome shotgun sequence DNA encoding:
- the LOC135263731 gene encoding uncharacterized protein LOC135263731; translation: MSDPLRTNRASLRAAERKWRKSMAQSDLSAYQSILATFSTAVTSAKINYYQTKIHKSASNPHQLFSIFSSLLSTPSPPQSSLAADDFAVFFDQKIADIRSSFTSTTTLPHSPISVPSPCFSTFSPLTDSDVSQLLLSHRPTTCALDSIPSSLLQTITPDILPFVTSLVNSSLSSGCFPSSFKLAHITPLLKKPTLDPSVIQNYRPVSLLPFLSKTIERAASNQLSSFLLLNNLLDPHQSGFRPGHSTETALLSVSARISACLRDIQSWMDNHHLKLNPGKTEMIFIPAPSSNLLDFSISLGDTVVSSSPTAKNLGVVMDNRLSLSQNITAVSRTCKVLPVQHPENPPLPHHLRNPAPGSSDGPVPPGLLQLAAGWSASIRHQTPAAHPECCSASGLQPPQTFPCHPPAH